From a single Mycobacteriales bacterium genomic region:
- a CDS encoding sugar ABC transporter permease — protein MARQRHSEGQKAERKLGLMLCAPAAIIMLAVTAYPILYALWLSLNRADLRTPNANKFIWFSNYVTVLSSSIWWRAVGVTSLITVVSATFELVLGMLLAIVMHRTIIGRGLVRTSALVPYAIVTVVAAFSWRFAWTQDLGYLAGGNAPLTGKWSSISIITLAEIWKTVPFMALLLMAGLALVPEDLLKAASMDGASLWQRFWRITLPLMKPAILVALLFRTLDAFRIFDNIFILTGGSNQTGSVSIVAYDNLIRGLNLGIGSTMAVLIFITIAIIAYIFIKLFGAAAPGARQDGGR, from the coding sequence ATTGCGCGCCAACGGCACAGCGAGGGCCAGAAGGCGGAGCGCAAGCTCGGTCTGATGCTCTGCGCGCCGGCGGCGATCATCATGCTGGCGGTCACCGCGTACCCGATCCTGTACGCGCTCTGGCTGTCGCTGAACCGGGCCGACCTGCGGACGCCGAACGCGAACAAGTTCATCTGGTTCAGCAACTACGTGACCGTGCTGTCCAGCTCGATCTGGTGGCGCGCGGTGGGCGTCACCTCGCTCATCACCGTCGTCAGCGCCACGTTCGAGCTGGTGCTCGGCATGCTGCTGGCGATCGTCATGCACCGCACGATCATCGGGCGCGGCCTGGTCCGGACCTCGGCCCTGGTGCCGTACGCGATCGTGACCGTGGTGGCCGCGTTCTCCTGGCGGTTCGCCTGGACCCAGGACCTCGGCTACCTGGCCGGCGGGAACGCCCCGCTGACCGGCAAGTGGTCCTCGATCTCGATCATCACCCTGGCCGAGATCTGGAAGACCGTGCCGTTCATGGCACTGCTGCTGATGGCCGGCCTGGCCCTGGTGCCGGAAGACCTGCTCAAGGCGGCCTCGATGGACGGAGCCTCGCTCTGGCAGCGGTTCTGGCGGATCACGCTGCCGCTGATGAAGCCGGCGATCCTGGTGGCGTTGCTGTTCCGCACGCTCGACGCGTTCCGGATCTTCGACAACATCTTCATCCTGACCGGCGGGTCGAATCAGACAGGATCCGTGTCGATCGTCGCCTACGACAACCTGATCCGCGGTCTCAACCTCGGCATCGGGTCGACGATGGCGGTCCTGATCTTCATCACGATCGCGATCATCGCCTACATCTTCATCAAACTGTTCGGAGCCGCGGCACCTGGTGCCCGTCAGGATGGGGGGCGCTGA
- a CDS encoding heavy metal-binding domain-containing protein — MTRLAELQPGRPGSIFTSDLTVNEFMLVRQAGFRPLGLVLGTSIYHVGLQVGRWSKNQEMDTLSQAMYHARELAMTRMEAEADVLGADGIVAVRLAVELKEWGSDIAEFLAVGTAVKSESGGNWRNNRNQPFTSDLSGQDFWTLLQTGYMPLGMVMGTCVYHIAHRSLGNVLSNVGQNTELPQFTQALYDARELAMERMQREAEALSAEGIVGVQLSQHNHTWGGHTTEFFAVGTAVRPIRPDHVVPAPQLVLGLDR, encoded by the coding sequence ATGACGCGGCTGGCCGAGCTGCAGCCGGGCCGGCCCGGCAGCATCTTCACCTCCGACCTCACGGTCAACGAGTTCATGCTCGTCCGGCAGGCCGGCTTCCGCCCGCTCGGGCTGGTGCTGGGCACCTCGATCTACCACGTCGGGCTGCAGGTCGGCCGGTGGAGCAAGAACCAGGAGATGGACACGCTGTCCCAGGCGATGTATCACGCCCGAGAGCTGGCCATGACCCGGATGGAGGCCGAGGCCGACGTCCTGGGCGCGGACGGGATCGTCGCGGTCCGGCTCGCGGTCGAGCTCAAGGAGTGGGGTTCGGACATCGCCGAGTTCCTCGCGGTCGGCACCGCGGTGAAGTCCGAGTCCGGCGGCAACTGGCGCAACAACCGCAACCAGCCCTTCACCTCGGACCTGTCCGGGCAGGACTTCTGGACCCTGCTGCAGACCGGCTACATGCCGCTGGGCATGGTCATGGGCACCTGCGTCTACCACATCGCGCACCGCTCGCTCGGCAACGTGCTGTCCAACGTCGGCCAGAACACCGAGCTGCCCCAGTTCACCCAGGCCCTGTACGACGCCCGCGAGCTGGCCATGGAGCGCATGCAGCGGGAGGCGGAGGCGCTGTCCGCCGAGGGCATCGTCGGTGTCCAGCTGTCCCAGCACAACCACACCTGGGGCGGCCACACCACCGAGTTCTTCGCCGTCGGCACCGCGGTCCGGCCCATCCGCCCGGACCACGTCGTCCCCGCCCCCCAACTGGTCCTCGGCCTCGACCGCTGA
- a CDS encoding carbohydrate ABC transporter permease: MANMTAATPGRKAAWGTADLVVLLYAFIPVLWIISLSIKSSGTLNDGSFWPRALSWDNYTAIFKNNDFIRALINSIGICVIATVIALIFGTMAAYAIARLEFPGKRLMIGVSLLISMFPQIALVTPLFKIETTLHLFNTWPGLIIPYITFALPLSIYVLSAFFREIPWELEKAAKMDGATPYQAFRRVITPLAMPGIFTTAILVFIACWNDFLFAISLTSTNAARTVPAAMSYFTGATTFEKPTGPIAAAAVVITIPVLLVVLLFQRRIVAGLTSGAVKG, translated from the coding sequence ATGGCGAACATGACAGCGGCGACTCCGGGCCGCAAGGCGGCATGGGGCACCGCGGACCTCGTCGTCCTGCTGTACGCGTTCATCCCGGTCCTGTGGATCATCTCGCTGTCGATCAAGTCGTCGGGCACGCTGAACGACGGCAGCTTCTGGCCGCGGGCCCTGTCCTGGGACAACTACACCGCGATCTTCAAGAACAACGACTTCATCCGCGCGCTGATCAACTCGATCGGCATCTGCGTCATCGCCACGGTCATCGCGCTGATCTTCGGCACCATGGCGGCGTACGCGATCGCCCGGCTGGAGTTCCCGGGCAAGCGGCTGATGATCGGCGTCTCCCTGCTGATCTCGATGTTCCCGCAGATCGCCCTGGTGACGCCGCTGTTCAAGATCGAGACCACGCTGCACCTGTTCAACACCTGGCCCGGGCTGATCATCCCGTACATCACCTTCGCGCTGCCGCTGTCGATCTACGTGCTCTCCGCGTTCTTCCGGGAGATCCCCTGGGAGCTGGAGAAGGCCGCGAAGATGGACGGCGCCACGCCCTACCAGGCGTTCCGCCGGGTCATCACGCCGCTGGCCATGCCGGGCATCTTCACCACCGCGATCCTGGTCTTCATCGCCTGCTGGAACGACTTCCTGTTCGCGATCTCACTGACCTCCACCAACGCCGCCCGCACCGTGCCGGCGGCCATGTCGTACTTCACCGGTGCCACCACGTTCGAGAAGCCCACCGGGCCGATCGCCGCGGCGGCCGTGGTCATCACGATCCCGGTGCTGCTCGTCGTCCTGCTGTTCCAGCGCCGCATCGTCGCCGGGCTCACGTCCGGCGCGGTCAAGGGCTGA
- a CDS encoding ABC transporter substrate-binding protein, translated as MINLYGGASGVGFDKILANCNAAAGGKYKIVGNLLPSDADGQREQFVRRLAAHDSSMDILGMDVTWTAEFAQAGWIRELTGDQKTQASANALGPPLQTAEWDSKLYGIPRTTNVQLMWYRKSLVPNPPKTWDEMISQAQALKAAGKPYEIGFTGAQYEGYVVGFNTLLNSFGGNLVNADGTQPTIDAKTVQALTLLKKFATSGVESKSLSNSQEPEVFAQMQLGQAAFILNWPYVLSAMTTAAATDPESKKILDDLGYAPYPAVVPGETPKVTLGGMNYAISTYSKHPTEAFEAAMCMRNDTNALSAALDNGDVPALKTVFDSDAFKKAYPMYQTLIDELNVAVPRPKTPLYQNISTIVSTTLSPPSSIDPQQTADKLRSSISDALAGKGILP; from the coding sequence GTGATCAACCTGTACGGCGGGGCCAGCGGCGTCGGTTTCGACAAGATCCTGGCCAACTGCAACGCAGCGGCCGGTGGCAAGTACAAGATCGTCGGCAACCTGCTGCCGAGCGACGCGGACGGGCAGCGCGAGCAGTTCGTCCGCCGCCTGGCCGCGCACGATTCCAGCATGGACATCCTCGGGATGGACGTGACCTGGACGGCCGAGTTCGCCCAGGCCGGCTGGATCCGGGAGCTGACCGGCGACCAGAAGACGCAGGCGTCGGCCAACGCGCTCGGGCCGCCGCTGCAGACGGCCGAGTGGGACAGCAAGCTCTACGGGATCCCGCGGACCACCAACGTCCAGCTGATGTGGTACCGGAAGTCCCTGGTGCCGAACCCGCCGAAGACCTGGGACGAGATGATCTCCCAGGCCCAGGCGCTCAAGGCGGCCGGCAAGCCGTACGAGATCGGCTTCACCGGCGCGCAGTACGAGGGCTACGTGGTCGGCTTCAACACGCTGCTCAACTCCTTCGGCGGCAACCTCGTCAACGCCGACGGCACCCAGCCGACGATCGACGCCAAGACCGTGCAGGCGCTGACGCTGCTGAAGAAGTTCGCGACCTCCGGTGTGGAGAGCAAGTCGCTGTCGAACTCGCAGGAGCCCGAGGTCTTCGCCCAGATGCAGCTGGGCCAGGCCGCGTTCATCCTCAACTGGCCGTACGTGCTGTCGGCGATGACGACCGCGGCGGCGACGGACCCGGAGAGCAAGAAGATCCTCGACGACCTGGGCTACGCGCCGTACCCGGCGGTCGTCCCCGGCGAGACCCCGAAGGTCACGCTCGGCGGGATGAACTACGCGATCAGCACGTACAGCAAGCACCCGACCGAGGCCTTCGAGGCCGCGATGTGCATGCGCAACGACACCAACGCGCTGTCCGCCGCGCTCGACAACGGCGACGTGCCGGCGCTGAAGACGGTCTTCGACAGCGACGCGTTCAAGAAGGCGTACCCGATGTACCAGACGCTCATCGACGAGCTGAACGTCGCGGTGCCGCGGCCGAAGACCCCGCTCTACCAGAACATCTCGACGATCGTGTCGACCACCCTGTCGCCACCCTCCTCGATCGACCCGCAGCAGACCGCCGACAAGCTGCGCTCGTCGATCTCTGATGCCCTCGCAGGGAAGGGGATCCTGCCGTGA
- a CDS encoding heavy metal-binding domain-containing protein codes for MSAFTSNLTVAEHHAIRSVGFSPVGQVLGSCVYSIGYTGTWNCGARYGYGGYGGGIAGPMYGMGARTVEATGLRDSLLQARNTAMQRMREEAMRVHGDGVVAVRLTVAPFEGAGLEFRAIGTAVRADGPVRPKLPFTSDLSGQEFANLITAGWVPAGLVLGLAVMVRHDDWQTRYQNSSWTNQEVTGYTELVTQARAAARSHLAHDCARYGEGATAVLHDFSLEVGERSCNVGNSEGRDHLAEAMVIGTAIVPFRHRGGNAPVAPLPVLRLSGRNP; via the coding sequence ATGAGCGCGTTCACCAGCAACCTGACGGTCGCCGAGCACCACGCGATCCGCAGCGTCGGCTTCAGCCCGGTCGGGCAGGTGCTCGGCAGCTGCGTCTACTCGATCGGCTACACCGGCACCTGGAACTGCGGCGCCCGGTACGGCTACGGGGGCTACGGCGGCGGCATCGCCGGCCCGATGTACGGGATGGGGGCCCGCACGGTCGAGGCGACCGGCCTGCGCGACTCGCTCCTGCAGGCCCGCAACACCGCGATGCAGCGGATGCGGGAGGAGGCGATGCGGGTGCACGGCGACGGCGTGGTCGCGGTCCGCCTGACGGTGGCCCCGTTCGAGGGCGCCGGGCTGGAGTTCCGGGCCATCGGCACCGCCGTGCGGGCCGACGGGCCGGTCCGCCCGAAGCTCCCGTTCACCTCGGACCTGTCGGGGCAGGAGTTCGCGAACCTGATCACCGCGGGCTGGGTCCCGGCCGGGCTGGTGCTCGGCCTGGCCGTGATGGTCCGGCACGACGACTGGCAGACCCGCTACCAGAACTCGAGCTGGACCAACCAGGAGGTGACCGGCTACACCGAGCTCGTCACCCAGGCCCGGGCCGCCGCGCGGTCGCACCTGGCCCACGACTGCGCCCGCTACGGTGAGGGCGCCACCGCCGTCCTCCACGACTTCTCGCTGGAGGTCGGCGAGCGGTCCTGCAACGTCGGCAACTCCGAGGGCCGTGACCACCTCGCCGAGGCGATGGTCATCGGCACCGCGATCGTCCCGTTCCGGCACCGCGGCGGCAACGCCCCGGTCGCCCCACTGCCCGTGCTCCGACTCTCCGGGAGGAACCCGTGA